TAAGTACATTCCCTGTCTTCATCCCCGGCCAAAGGTCGGGGCTTTCGGCAAGGTGCATTGCAATCAAAGGGAGATTTCTTGCATCATGGCGGTTAATCATGCTTTACGTAGCTGTCCCTGAACCTGTTGAGCCACATTATATGACTCTGCTCCTCATTTATTATCTCGTCGAGGATCTCCTTTTCCTTTACAGCGCGTTTGAGACCTATGAAATAAAGAAGCGTCTCTTTCTCAAAGGCCAACGCAAAATCTACCGCCTCCTCGATATCCTCTATATCCCTCATCCTGATGAGTGCACTGTCGGAACCGAGGAAGAACTCCGACTCGACAAATGCCCTCATGTATTCTGAAACATCCTCCCA
This genomic stretch from bacterium BMS3Abin08 harbors:
- a CDS encoding rubrerythrin, with protein sequence MEKFSLREVVEQAIRTERLGYDFYTSMAERFKEDKNLVDLFNTLAKKELVHEKRFRELYEIIGDDEPGGWEDVSEYMRAFVESEFFLGSDSALIRMRDIEDIEEAVDFALAFEKETLLYFIGLKRAVKEKEILDEIINEEQSHIMWLNRFRDSYVKHD